One Lycium barbarum isolate Lr01 chromosome 5, ASM1917538v2, whole genome shotgun sequence genomic window carries:
- the LOC132639682 gene encoding uncharacterized protein LOC132639682 → MELRHLALESCFIHPPTVFKGFDCLTVLELNHVESSDEFFRNLISNCQLLEPLALEQPYCLNLVEIESPTLRSFVYAGLVHEVHLKKVPLLAKVSVTFSCSPTGVHALAKFFESIPALEHFRWCIEVPRRLSFALNCLKHLHINLVYLDELPELQGAVCFIRSSPYSQDIEIQVYQRFQPDEYLKLLDPVTRDYVDEIPASFSDVTLNHLKAVKLEGIAGTRPEMQLIQLLLAKSPALARMKIDPYYGLEDKKSLKVVAEITNFQRASSKAEVVYNVD, encoded by the exons ATGGAG TTGAGGCATTTGGCTCTCGAAAGCTGTTTCATACACCCTCCAACTGTCTTTAAGGGATTTGATTGTTTAACTGTCCTAGAATTAAATCATGTCGAAAGTTCTGATGAATTTTTTCGAAATCTGATCTCCAATTGCCAGTTGCTTGAGCCTTTGGCGTTAGAGCAACCATATTGTTTAAATCTCGTTGAAATTGAATCTCCCACGCTGAGGTCATTTGTTTACGCAGGACTTGTACATGAAGTTCATCTAAAAAAAGTCCCTCTTCTTGCAAAAGTTTCGGTTACGTTTTCATGTTCACCGACAGGAGTACATGCTCTTGCCAAGTTTTTTGAATCTATTCCTGCTCTCGAGCATTTCCGCTGGTGCA TTGAAGTACCAAGAAGGCTTTCCTTTGCTCTGAACTGTCTTAAACATCTTCACATTAATTTGGTGTACCTAGATGAATTGCCTGAGCTTCAAGGTGCTGTTTGCTTCATAAGAAGCTCCCCTTATTCACAAGATATTGAAATTCAG GTGTATCAACGTTTTCAGCCCGATGAATATCTGAAATTGCTTGATCCAGTGACCAGGGATTATGTTGATGAAATTCCTGCAAGCTTCTCAGATGTGACACTGAATCACCTCAAGGCAGTTAAGCTTGAAGGTATTGCTGGAACAAGGCCTGAAATGCAGCTTATCCAGCTTCTATTAGCCAAGTCTCCAGCTCTGGCGAGAATGAAAATCGACCCCTACTATGGATTGGAAGATAAAAAATCTCTCAAAGTAGTTGCAGAGATAACAAATTTTCAGCGGGCGTCATCTAAAGCAGAAGTTGTATATAATGTAGATTAG
- the LOC132641259 gene encoding probable pre-mRNA-splicing factor ATP-dependent RNA helicase DEAH4 isoform X3, which translates to MKRLIKWRHSNLKVLITSATLDGGKVSRFFSDCPVLTVPGELFPVEIVHISERPKNYVEASLKKAIDIHVREPEGDILIFMTGQDDIEKLVLKLEERVQSLEEGSCMDALILPLHGSLPPEMQVRVFSPPPPNCRRFIVSTNIAETSLTVDGVVYVIDSGYVKQRQYNPSTGMYSLEVVQISKVQAKQRAGRAGRTRPGKCYRLYPSMVYHDDFLDVTVPEIQRSSLAGTVLYLKSLDLADMDILKFDFLDSPSVESLEDALKQLYLVDAIDENGSITSLGRKMAELPLEPSLSRTLLEANELDCLSQALTVVSMLSAETTLLPAPSKSSDKKRKHTPSNLPDGFGLGDHIQLLQIYEQWYQTDYNIDWCKENNLQVRGMVFVRSVRKQLSQIMQKISEGSLDVQTSKTRRDGQQEYRNLRKALCIGYANQLAERMIRHNGYRPLGFKSELVQVHPSSVLKSDEDGMLPNYVVYHELIVTSRPFMRNVCAVEMRWVAPILAKLEKLNVFKLSGGSNQPDKEIQEATSTVEKKEIAAVQSPEDRDSKIQAARERFLARKGQK; encoded by the exons ATGAAAAGATTAATCAAATGGCGTCACTCAAACTTGAAAGTTTTGATCACATCAGCAACTCTTGACGGTGGAAAGGTATCTAGGTTCTTCTCTGATTGCCCCGTCCTTACTGTACCTGGAGAGTTGTTTCCCGTGGAAATAGTACACATCTCAGAGCGTCCTAAAAACTATGTCGAGGCTTCTTTAAAAAAGGCTATTG ATATTCATGTACGGGAGCCAGAAGGGGACATTTTAATTTTTATGACTGGGCAG GATGACATAGAGAAGTTGGTACTGAAGTTGGAGGAAAGAGTTCAAAGCTTAGAAGAAGGTTCTTGTATGGATGCCCTAATCCTTCCTCTTCATGGATCCTTGCCACCTGAGATGCAG GTGCGTGTTTTCAGTCCTCCACCTCCAAATTGTAGGCGGTTTATTGTTTCTACAAATATTGCTGAAACTTCCTTGACTGTTGACGGTGTCGT GTATGTTATCGACTCGGGGTATGTGAAGCAACGGCAATATAACCCATCGACTGGCATGTACTCTTTAGAGGTTGTTCAGATTAGCAA GGTGCAGGCAAAGCAGCGGGCAGGACGTGCTGGAAGAACACGTCCTGGAAAGTGTTATCGTTTATATCCCTCTATGGTTTACCATGATGACTTTTTGGATGTGACGGTTCCTGAAATACAAAGGTCTTCACTGGCTGGAACTGTACTTTATTTGAAGTCCTTAGATCTTGCCGATATGGATATTCTCAAATTTGATTTTCTCGACTCTCCTTCCG TCGAGTCTCTTGAGGATGCCTTGAAGCAATTATATTTAGTCGATGCAATTGATGAAAATGGTTCAATCACAAGTCTTGGACGAAAGATGGCTG AGCTTCCATTGGAACCTTCTCTTTCGAGGACCTTATTAGAGGCAAATGAGTTGGATTGCTTGTCCCAAGCATTGACTGTTGTTTCCATGTTGTCTGCTGAGACCACATTGCTTCCTGCCCCAAG TAAGAGCTCTGATAAGAAGAGGAAGCACACTCCTTCGAACCTTCCTGATGGTTTTGGCTTGGGTGATCACATCCAGCTACTCCAAATTTATGAGCAATGGTACCAGACTGACTACAACATAGACTGGTGTAAAGAGAACAACTTACAG GTCCGCGGGATGGTGTTTGTGAGATCTGTCAGGAAACAGTTATCTCAAATAATGCAAAAAATTTCTGAAG GCTCATTAGATGTCCAAACAAGCAAAACACGGAGAGACGGCCAACAGGAGTACAGAAATTTGAGGAAAGCACTGTGCATTGGCTATGCAAATCAGCTTGCTGAACGGATGATTCGACATAATGGGTATCGGCCTCTTGGTTTCAAGTCTGAACTCGTACAG GTCCATCCATCTTCTGTGCTAAAATCAGATGAGGATGGGATGCTTCCAAACTACGTCGTCTATCATGAATTGATAGTTACTTCACGCCCATTTATGCGTAATGTATGTGCAGTTGAGATGCGATGGGTTGCGCCAATCTTAGCGAAGCTTGAGAAACTAAATGTCTTTAAACTGAG TGGGGGATCTAACCAGCCTGATAAGGAAATTCAAGAAGCAACTTCAACtgtggaaaagaaagaaattgcTGCAGTTCAGTCACCTGAAGACCGTGACAGCAAGATACAAGCTGCTCGGGAAAGATTTCTAGCTCGGAAAGGTCAGAAGTAG
- the LOC132641259 gene encoding probable pre-mRNA-splicing factor ATP-dependent RNA helicase DEAH4 isoform X1 — MGDLPIVRFEEKIIETVEENPVVVVIGETGSGKSTQLPQILYRRGYAKSGIIAVTQPRRVAAVSVSRRVAQEQNVQIGEEVGYAIRFEDRTSEKTRIKYLTDGVLLRESLFNPELNQYSVIILDEAHERSLNTDILLGLMKRLIKWRHSNLKVLITSATLDGGKVSRFFSDCPVLTVPGELFPVEIVHISERPKNYVEASLKKAIDIHVREPEGDILIFMTGQDDIEKLVLKLEERVQSLEEGSCMDALILPLHGSLPPEMQVRVFSPPPPNCRRFIVSTNIAETSLTVDGVVYVIDSGYVKQRQYNPSTGMYSLEVVQISKVQAKQRAGRAGRTRPGKCYRLYPSMVYHDDFLDVTVPEIQRSSLAGTVLYLKSLDLADMDILKFDFLDSPSVESLEDALKQLYLVDAIDENGSITSLGRKMAELPLEPSLSRTLLEANELDCLSQALTVVSMLSAETTLLPAPSKSSDKKRKHTPSNLPDGFGLGDHIQLLQIYEQWYQTDYNIDWCKENNLQVRGMVFVRSVRKQLSQIMQKISEGSLDVQTSKTRRDGQQEYRNLRKALCIGYANQLAERMIRHNGYRPLGFKSELVQVHPSSVLKSDEDGMLPNYVVYHELIVTSRPFMRNVCAVEMRWVAPILAKLEKLNVFKLSGGSNQPDKEIQEATSTVEKKEIAAVQSPEDRDSKIQAARERFLARKGQK; from the exons ATGGGGGATTTACCAATAGTACGATTTGAGGAGAAAATCATAGAAACAGTTGAAGAAAACCCAGTAGTGGTAGTTATTGGTGAGACTGGTTCTGGTAAAAGTACACAACTTCCTCAAATACTCTATAGAAGAGGTTATGCTAAATCTGGAATCATTGCTGTTACTCAGCCTCGCCGTGTTGCTGCTGTTTCTGTTTCTAG ACGAGTTGCACAGGAGCAAAATGTTCAAATTGGAGAGGAAGTTGGTTATGCTATAAGATTTGAAGATAGAACTTCGGAGAAAACACGTATCAA ATATCTTACGGATGGAGTGCTCCTCCGCGAGAGTCTTTTCAATCCGGAGCTGAATCAGTATTCCGTCATCATATTGGATGAAGCACATGAGAGGAGTTTGAACAC GGATATATTGCTAGGTCTAATGAAAAGATTAATCAAATGGCGTCACTCAAACTTGAAAGTTTTGATCACATCAGCAACTCTTGACGGTGGAAAGGTATCTAGGTTCTTCTCTGATTGCCCCGTCCTTACTGTACCTGGAGAGTTGTTTCCCGTGGAAATAGTACACATCTCAGAGCGTCCTAAAAACTATGTCGAGGCTTCTTTAAAAAAGGCTATTG ATATTCATGTACGGGAGCCAGAAGGGGACATTTTAATTTTTATGACTGGGCAG GATGACATAGAGAAGTTGGTACTGAAGTTGGAGGAAAGAGTTCAAAGCTTAGAAGAAGGTTCTTGTATGGATGCCCTAATCCTTCCTCTTCATGGATCCTTGCCACCTGAGATGCAG GTGCGTGTTTTCAGTCCTCCACCTCCAAATTGTAGGCGGTTTATTGTTTCTACAAATATTGCTGAAACTTCCTTGACTGTTGACGGTGTCGT GTATGTTATCGACTCGGGGTATGTGAAGCAACGGCAATATAACCCATCGACTGGCATGTACTCTTTAGAGGTTGTTCAGATTAGCAA GGTGCAGGCAAAGCAGCGGGCAGGACGTGCTGGAAGAACACGTCCTGGAAAGTGTTATCGTTTATATCCCTCTATGGTTTACCATGATGACTTTTTGGATGTGACGGTTCCTGAAATACAAAGGTCTTCACTGGCTGGAACTGTACTTTATTTGAAGTCCTTAGATCTTGCCGATATGGATATTCTCAAATTTGATTTTCTCGACTCTCCTTCCG TCGAGTCTCTTGAGGATGCCTTGAAGCAATTATATTTAGTCGATGCAATTGATGAAAATGGTTCAATCACAAGTCTTGGACGAAAGATGGCTG AGCTTCCATTGGAACCTTCTCTTTCGAGGACCTTATTAGAGGCAAATGAGTTGGATTGCTTGTCCCAAGCATTGACTGTTGTTTCCATGTTGTCTGCTGAGACCACATTGCTTCCTGCCCCAAG TAAGAGCTCTGATAAGAAGAGGAAGCACACTCCTTCGAACCTTCCTGATGGTTTTGGCTTGGGTGATCACATCCAGCTACTCCAAATTTATGAGCAATGGTACCAGACTGACTACAACATAGACTGGTGTAAAGAGAACAACTTACAG GTCCGCGGGATGGTGTTTGTGAGATCTGTCAGGAAACAGTTATCTCAAATAATGCAAAAAATTTCTGAAG GCTCATTAGATGTCCAAACAAGCAAAACACGGAGAGACGGCCAACAGGAGTACAGAAATTTGAGGAAAGCACTGTGCATTGGCTATGCAAATCAGCTTGCTGAACGGATGATTCGACATAATGGGTATCGGCCTCTTGGTTTCAAGTCTGAACTCGTACAG GTCCATCCATCTTCTGTGCTAAAATCAGATGAGGATGGGATGCTTCCAAACTACGTCGTCTATCATGAATTGATAGTTACTTCACGCCCATTTATGCGTAATGTATGTGCAGTTGAGATGCGATGGGTTGCGCCAATCTTAGCGAAGCTTGAGAAACTAAATGTCTTTAAACTGAG TGGGGGATCTAACCAGCCTGATAAGGAAATTCAAGAAGCAACTTCAACtgtggaaaagaaagaaattgcTGCAGTTCAGTCACCTGAAGACCGTGACAGCAAGATACAAGCTGCTCGGGAAAGATTTCTAGCTCGGAAAGGTCAGAAGTAG
- the LOC132641259 gene encoding probable pre-mRNA-splicing factor ATP-dependent RNA helicase DEAH4 isoform X2 translates to MGDLPIVRFEEKIIETVEENPVVVVIGETGSGKSTQLPQILYRRGYAKSGIIAVTQPRRVAAVSVSRYLTDGVLLRESLFNPELNQYSVIILDEAHERSLNTDILLGLMKRLIKWRHSNLKVLITSATLDGGKVSRFFSDCPVLTVPGELFPVEIVHISERPKNYVEASLKKAIDIHVREPEGDILIFMTGQDDIEKLVLKLEERVQSLEEGSCMDALILPLHGSLPPEMQVRVFSPPPPNCRRFIVSTNIAETSLTVDGVVYVIDSGYVKQRQYNPSTGMYSLEVVQISKVQAKQRAGRAGRTRPGKCYRLYPSMVYHDDFLDVTVPEIQRSSLAGTVLYLKSLDLADMDILKFDFLDSPSVESLEDALKQLYLVDAIDENGSITSLGRKMAELPLEPSLSRTLLEANELDCLSQALTVVSMLSAETTLLPAPSKSSDKKRKHTPSNLPDGFGLGDHIQLLQIYEQWYQTDYNIDWCKENNLQVRGMVFVRSVRKQLSQIMQKISEGSLDVQTSKTRRDGQQEYRNLRKALCIGYANQLAERMIRHNGYRPLGFKSELVQVHPSSVLKSDEDGMLPNYVVYHELIVTSRPFMRNVCAVEMRWVAPILAKLEKLNVFKLSGGSNQPDKEIQEATSTVEKKEIAAVQSPEDRDSKIQAARERFLARKGQK, encoded by the exons ATGGGGGATTTACCAATAGTACGATTTGAGGAGAAAATCATAGAAACAGTTGAAGAAAACCCAGTAGTGGTAGTTATTGGTGAGACTGGTTCTGGTAAAAGTACACAACTTCCTCAAATACTCTATAGAAGAGGTTATGCTAAATCTGGAATCATTGCTGTTACTCAGCCTCGCCGTGTTGCTGCTGTTTCTGTTTCTAG ATATCTTACGGATGGAGTGCTCCTCCGCGAGAGTCTTTTCAATCCGGAGCTGAATCAGTATTCCGTCATCATATTGGATGAAGCACATGAGAGGAGTTTGAACAC GGATATATTGCTAGGTCTAATGAAAAGATTAATCAAATGGCGTCACTCAAACTTGAAAGTTTTGATCACATCAGCAACTCTTGACGGTGGAAAGGTATCTAGGTTCTTCTCTGATTGCCCCGTCCTTACTGTACCTGGAGAGTTGTTTCCCGTGGAAATAGTACACATCTCAGAGCGTCCTAAAAACTATGTCGAGGCTTCTTTAAAAAAGGCTATTG ATATTCATGTACGGGAGCCAGAAGGGGACATTTTAATTTTTATGACTGGGCAG GATGACATAGAGAAGTTGGTACTGAAGTTGGAGGAAAGAGTTCAAAGCTTAGAAGAAGGTTCTTGTATGGATGCCCTAATCCTTCCTCTTCATGGATCCTTGCCACCTGAGATGCAG GTGCGTGTTTTCAGTCCTCCACCTCCAAATTGTAGGCGGTTTATTGTTTCTACAAATATTGCTGAAACTTCCTTGACTGTTGACGGTGTCGT GTATGTTATCGACTCGGGGTATGTGAAGCAACGGCAATATAACCCATCGACTGGCATGTACTCTTTAGAGGTTGTTCAGATTAGCAA GGTGCAGGCAAAGCAGCGGGCAGGACGTGCTGGAAGAACACGTCCTGGAAAGTGTTATCGTTTATATCCCTCTATGGTTTACCATGATGACTTTTTGGATGTGACGGTTCCTGAAATACAAAGGTCTTCACTGGCTGGAACTGTACTTTATTTGAAGTCCTTAGATCTTGCCGATATGGATATTCTCAAATTTGATTTTCTCGACTCTCCTTCCG TCGAGTCTCTTGAGGATGCCTTGAAGCAATTATATTTAGTCGATGCAATTGATGAAAATGGTTCAATCACAAGTCTTGGACGAAAGATGGCTG AGCTTCCATTGGAACCTTCTCTTTCGAGGACCTTATTAGAGGCAAATGAGTTGGATTGCTTGTCCCAAGCATTGACTGTTGTTTCCATGTTGTCTGCTGAGACCACATTGCTTCCTGCCCCAAG TAAGAGCTCTGATAAGAAGAGGAAGCACACTCCTTCGAACCTTCCTGATGGTTTTGGCTTGGGTGATCACATCCAGCTACTCCAAATTTATGAGCAATGGTACCAGACTGACTACAACATAGACTGGTGTAAAGAGAACAACTTACAG GTCCGCGGGATGGTGTTTGTGAGATCTGTCAGGAAACAGTTATCTCAAATAATGCAAAAAATTTCTGAAG GCTCATTAGATGTCCAAACAAGCAAAACACGGAGAGACGGCCAACAGGAGTACAGAAATTTGAGGAAAGCACTGTGCATTGGCTATGCAAATCAGCTTGCTGAACGGATGATTCGACATAATGGGTATCGGCCTCTTGGTTTCAAGTCTGAACTCGTACAG GTCCATCCATCTTCTGTGCTAAAATCAGATGAGGATGGGATGCTTCCAAACTACGTCGTCTATCATGAATTGATAGTTACTTCACGCCCATTTATGCGTAATGTATGTGCAGTTGAGATGCGATGGGTTGCGCCAATCTTAGCGAAGCTTGAGAAACTAAATGTCTTTAAACTGAG TGGGGGATCTAACCAGCCTGATAAGGAAATTCAAGAAGCAACTTCAACtgtggaaaagaaagaaattgcTGCAGTTCAGTCACCTGAAGACCGTGACAGCAAGATACAAGCTGCTCGGGAAAGATTTCTAGCTCGGAAAGGTCAGAAGTAG